The following coding sequences lie in one Labrus bergylta chromosome 13, fLabBer1.1, whole genome shotgun sequence genomic window:
- the si:ch211-39i22.1 gene encoding CD99 antigen-like protein 2 isoform X1, whose protein sequence is MMSYLWILLLGSLLAASAKAQDDVATTEEVPAPEASEEPTPEAEAAADVANDEETELVSEEVHPTKIEPEPTPDTEAIGEIEPTDGPHSVTEGDTDPEAGNAEPTPADEDTEAGHTAAADTEEEATTQEPAADPEPSADPEPAADPEPAADPEAEQPTEKDDDELTTTSDDTTPIPEKVVPAADPDDAGREEEPTEAADKDDQTAVLIPEITHDAAAPKQNADSGFNLEDALPEGPAVENPAKPGKSRSLDPGPKSAGATGDADKPDAQEGGSSSLAGILCAVVVAAVGAAAGYMAYRKKKLCFNNRQEADPEAARKANAAEAQSDPQVLSNLLNSS, encoded by the exons ATGATGTAGCAACAACAGAGGAAGTCCCAGCCCCTGAAGCCTCCGAGGAACCGACCCCCgaagcagaggcagcagcagacgTTGCCAATGACGAGGAAACTGAACTCGTATCTGAG GAAGTGCATCCGACCAAAATTGAGCCTGAGCCCACTCCTGACACCGAAGCCATTGGTGAAATCGAGCCCACTGATGGACCTCATTCAGTGACAGAGGGAGACACCGACCCTGAAGCTGGGAATGCTGAACCAACTCCTGCAGATGAAGACACTGAGGCAGGGCATactgcagcagcagacacagaggaggaagcaACTACACAAG AGCCCGCAGCTGATCCAGAGCCTTCAGCTGATCCAGAgcctgcagctgatccagagcCGGCAGCTGATCCAGAGGCTGAACAACCAACAGAGAAAGACGACGACGAGCTGACTACCACAAGCGACGACACCACTCCCATTCCTGAGAAG GTGGTACCAGCAGCAGATCCAGATGATGCAGGTCGTGAGGAAGAGCCAACTGAAGCAGCTGACAAAGACGACCAAACAGCCGTCCTCATCCCTGAAA TTACACATGATGCCGCTGCACCTAAACAGAATGCAG ATTCAGGATTCAACTTGGAAGATGCTCTGCCAGAGGGTCCTGCCGTGGAAAACCCAGCTAAGCCCGGAAAGAGCCGCAGTCTGGACCCTGGGC cAAAATCTGCTGGCGCCACAGGAGATG CAGACAAACCTGATGCCCAAG AGGGCGGCTCCAGCTCTTTAGCAGGCATCCTGTGTGCTGTCGTAGTTGCCGCAGTCGGAGCAGCTGCCGGTTACATGGCCTATCGGAAGAAGAAACTGTGCTTTAACAACAGACAGG AAGCAGATCCGGAAGCTGCACGTAAAGCTAATGCAGCAGAGGCCCAGTCCGATCCCCAGG TCCTTAGCAACCTGCTGAACTCCTCCTAG
- the si:ch211-39i22.1 gene encoding CD99 antigen-like protein 2 isoform X2 — protein MMSYLWILLLGSLLAASAKAQDDVATTEEVPAPEASEEPTPEAEAAADVANDEETELVSEEVHPTKIEPEPTPDTEAIGEIEPTDGPHSVTEGDTDPEAGNAEPTPADEDTEAGHTAAADTEEEATTQEPAADPEPSADPEPAADPEPAADPEAEQPTEKDDDELTTTSDDTTPIPEKVVPAADPDDAGREEEPTEAADKDDQTAVLIPENSGFNLEDALPEGPAVENPAKPGKSRSLDPGPKSAGATGDADKPDAQEGGSSSLAGILCAVVVAAVGAAAGYMAYRKKKLCFNNRQEADPEAARKANAAEAQSDPQVLSNLLNSS, from the exons ATGATGTAGCAACAACAGAGGAAGTCCCAGCCCCTGAAGCCTCCGAGGAACCGACCCCCgaagcagaggcagcagcagacgTTGCCAATGACGAGGAAACTGAACTCGTATCTGAG GAAGTGCATCCGACCAAAATTGAGCCTGAGCCCACTCCTGACACCGAAGCCATTGGTGAAATCGAGCCCACTGATGGACCTCATTCAGTGACAGAGGGAGACACCGACCCTGAAGCTGGGAATGCTGAACCAACTCCTGCAGATGAAGACACTGAGGCAGGGCATactgcagcagcagacacagaggaggaagcaACTACACAAG AGCCCGCAGCTGATCCAGAGCCTTCAGCTGATCCAGAgcctgcagctgatccagagcCGGCAGCTGATCCAGAGGCTGAACAACCAACAGAGAAAGACGACGACGAGCTGACTACCACAAGCGACGACACCACTCCCATTCCTGAGAAG GTGGTACCAGCAGCAGATCCAGATGATGCAGGTCGTGAGGAAGAGCCAACTGAAGCAGCTGACAAAGACGACCAAACAGCCGTCCTCATCCCTGAAA ATTCAGGATTCAACTTGGAAGATGCTCTGCCAGAGGGTCCTGCCGTGGAAAACCCAGCTAAGCCCGGAAAGAGCCGCAGTCTGGACCCTGGGC cAAAATCTGCTGGCGCCACAGGAGATG CAGACAAACCTGATGCCCAAG AGGGCGGCTCCAGCTCTTTAGCAGGCATCCTGTGTGCTGTCGTAGTTGCCGCAGTCGGAGCAGCTGCCGGTTACATGGCCTATCGGAAGAAGAAACTGTGCTTTAACAACAGACAGG AAGCAGATCCGGAAGCTGCACGTAAAGCTAATGCAGCAGAGGCCCAGTCCGATCCCCAGG TCCTTAGCAACCTGCTGAACTCCTCCTAG
- the arsh gene encoding arylsulfatase D isoform X2, producing the protein MRAALLAHLILPLLLAAGSEVTWEEVERRPNIVLIMVDDLGIGDIGCYGNDTIRTPNVDRLASEGVKLTQHIAAAPLCTPSRAAFMTGRYAARSGLGSTGRVQVLLFLGGSGGLPPTETTFAKRLQQQGYTTGLVGKWHLGVNCEHRGDHCHHPNQHGFGYFYGLPFTLFNDCVPGEGSDVLADLQHTLQHLTMMLGAGLFTLVCVHVFGLFEMNLGLLVALFLLSVLATAVWCIPFKLLPTWNCILMRNQEVVEQPMTVETLPQRLLGEAQTFIKRNVNRPFLLFFSLAHTHVPLFKTPAFAGKSSHGRYGDNLEEMDWMIGEITETVDSLGLANNTLMYFTSDHGGHLEDSDSKVGQKGGWNSIYKGGKAMGGWEGGIRVPGIFRWPGRLPAGRVVDEPTSLMDLYPTLKYLAKDTHADRQLDGHNLMPLLEGKVERSEHDFMFHYCGMNLNAVRWHPPGSDSIFKAHFFTPNFSPPGAVGCYDTKVCLCHGEYVTHHNPPLLYDLFHDPSESRPLTPDTEPRYAEILEQTAKAVEKHKNTFPNKRASDDASEKSSTDAGSVQSQFTWEKILWRPWLQPCCGTFPFCGCKEGAEHF; encoded by the exons ATGAG GGCTGCCCTGTTGGCACATctcatcctccccctcctcctggcTGCAGGGAGTGAAGTCACatgggaggaggtggagaggaggcCCAACATAGTCCTGATAATGGTGGATGACCTGGGCATCGGCGATATCGGATGCTACGGTAATGACACCATCAG GACCCCAAATGTAGACCGTCTGGCTTCTGAAGGAGTAAAGCTGACTCAGCACATTgcagctgctcctctctgcacACCAAGTCGAGCCGCTTTCATGACCGGGCGTTATGCAGCGCGCTCAG GACTGGGCAGCACAGGCCGTGTGCAGGTTCTGCTGTTCCTCGGTGGTTCAGGTGGGCTGCCACCAACTGAGACCACCTTCGCTAAGAGGCTGCAGCAGCAAGGATACACCACCGGTCTAGTGG GTAAGTGGCATTTAGGTGTGAACTGTGAACACAGAGGAGACCACTGCCACCATCCAAACCAGCACGGCTTCGGCTACTTCTACGGGCTGCCCTTCACCCTCTTCAATGACTGTGTGCCCGGGGAGGGGAGTGACGTCCTGGCAGACCTCCAGCACACGCTCCAACATCTGACCATGATGCTCGGGGCTGGACTTTTTACTCTG gtgtgtgttcatgtgtttggccTCTTCGAGATGAACCTGGGTCTCCTGGTGGCTCTGTTTTTGCTCAGTGTCCTAGCAACCGCCGTGTGGTGCATACCCTTTAAACTCCTGCCAACCTGGAACTGCATCCTCATGAGGAACCAAGAAGTGGTCGAGCAGCCCATGACGGTGGAGACGTTGCCGCAGAGGCTGCTGGGAGAAGCACAGACGTTTATAAAGAG GAACGTCAACCGTCcgtttctcctcttcttctcatTGGCTCATACTCACGTGCCGCTTTTTAAAACCCCTGCCTTTGCTGGCAAAAGCAGCCATGGTCGCTATGGTGACAACCTAGAAGAAATGGACTGGATGATTG GTGAAATAACAGAGACAGTGGACTCCCTGGGCCTTGCCAACAACACCCTGATGTACTTCACTTCTGATCACGGTGGACACCTCGAGGATTCTGATTCCAAAGTTGGCCAGAAAGGAGGCTGGAACAGCATCTATAAAG GTGGGAAAGCTATGGGTGGCTGGGAGGGGGGGATCAGGGTGCCTGGTATTTTCCGCTGGCCTGGCAGGCTGCCAGCTGGGAGAGTAGTGGACGAACCCACCAGCCTCATGGACCTGTATCCAACTCTGAAATATTTGGCCAAGGACACACACGCTGACAG ACAATTAGACGGCCATAACCTCATGCCTCTGTTGGAGGGAAAAGTGGAGCGATCCGAACATGACTTCATGTTCCATTACTGCGGAATGAACCTGAATGCTGTACGCTGGCACCCACCTGGAA GTGACTCCATCTTTAAGGCGCACTTTTTCACACCCAACTTTTCCCCCCCTGGAGCCGTTGGCTGCTATGACACTAAGGTCTGTCTGTGCCATGGAGAATATGTGACACACCACAACCCTCCACTGCTGTATGACCTTTTCCACGACCCTTCAGAGTCCCGTCCACTGACTCCCGACACTGAGCCGCGATATGCTGAAATCCTTGAGCAGACTGCTAAAGCTGtagagaaacataaaaataccTTCCCGAACAAACGGGCGTCTGATGATGCTTCTGAAAAGTCCAGCACAGACGCTGGCAGTGTTCAAAGTCAGTTCACGTGGGAAAAGATTCTGTGGAGACCCTGGCTGCAGCCCTGCTGTGGGACTTTTCCCTTCTGCGGCTGCAAAGAGGGAGCGGAACATTTTTAA
- the arsh gene encoding arylsulfatase D isoform X1: protein MRKAALLAHLILPLLLAAGSEVTWEEVERRPNIVLIMVDDLGIGDIGCYGNDTIRTPNVDRLASEGVKLTQHIAAAPLCTPSRAAFMTGRYAARSGLGSTGRVQVLLFLGGSGGLPPTETTFAKRLQQQGYTTGLVGKWHLGVNCEHRGDHCHHPNQHGFGYFYGLPFTLFNDCVPGEGSDVLADLQHTLQHLTMMLGAGLFTLVCVHVFGLFEMNLGLLVALFLLSVLATAVWCIPFKLLPTWNCILMRNQEVVEQPMTVETLPQRLLGEAQTFIKRNVNRPFLLFFSLAHTHVPLFKTPAFAGKSSHGRYGDNLEEMDWMIGEITETVDSLGLANNTLMYFTSDHGGHLEDSDSKVGQKGGWNSIYKGGKAMGGWEGGIRVPGIFRWPGRLPAGRVVDEPTSLMDLYPTLKYLAKDTHADRQLDGHNLMPLLEGKVERSEHDFMFHYCGMNLNAVRWHPPGSDSIFKAHFFTPNFSPPGAVGCYDTKVCLCHGEYVTHHNPPLLYDLFHDPSESRPLTPDTEPRYAEILEQTAKAVEKHKNTFPNKRASDDASEKSSTDAGSVQSQFTWEKILWRPWLQPCCGTFPFCGCKEGAEHF from the exons atgaggaa GGCTGCCCTGTTGGCACATctcatcctccccctcctcctggcTGCAGGGAGTGAAGTCACatgggaggaggtggagaggaggcCCAACATAGTCCTGATAATGGTGGATGACCTGGGCATCGGCGATATCGGATGCTACGGTAATGACACCATCAG GACCCCAAATGTAGACCGTCTGGCTTCTGAAGGAGTAAAGCTGACTCAGCACATTgcagctgctcctctctgcacACCAAGTCGAGCCGCTTTCATGACCGGGCGTTATGCAGCGCGCTCAG GACTGGGCAGCACAGGCCGTGTGCAGGTTCTGCTGTTCCTCGGTGGTTCAGGTGGGCTGCCACCAACTGAGACCACCTTCGCTAAGAGGCTGCAGCAGCAAGGATACACCACCGGTCTAGTGG GTAAGTGGCATTTAGGTGTGAACTGTGAACACAGAGGAGACCACTGCCACCATCCAAACCAGCACGGCTTCGGCTACTTCTACGGGCTGCCCTTCACCCTCTTCAATGACTGTGTGCCCGGGGAGGGGAGTGACGTCCTGGCAGACCTCCAGCACACGCTCCAACATCTGACCATGATGCTCGGGGCTGGACTTTTTACTCTG gtgtgtgttcatgtgtttggccTCTTCGAGATGAACCTGGGTCTCCTGGTGGCTCTGTTTTTGCTCAGTGTCCTAGCAACCGCCGTGTGGTGCATACCCTTTAAACTCCTGCCAACCTGGAACTGCATCCTCATGAGGAACCAAGAAGTGGTCGAGCAGCCCATGACGGTGGAGACGTTGCCGCAGAGGCTGCTGGGAGAAGCACAGACGTTTATAAAGAG GAACGTCAACCGTCcgtttctcctcttcttctcatTGGCTCATACTCACGTGCCGCTTTTTAAAACCCCTGCCTTTGCTGGCAAAAGCAGCCATGGTCGCTATGGTGACAACCTAGAAGAAATGGACTGGATGATTG GTGAAATAACAGAGACAGTGGACTCCCTGGGCCTTGCCAACAACACCCTGATGTACTTCACTTCTGATCACGGTGGACACCTCGAGGATTCTGATTCCAAAGTTGGCCAGAAAGGAGGCTGGAACAGCATCTATAAAG GTGGGAAAGCTATGGGTGGCTGGGAGGGGGGGATCAGGGTGCCTGGTATTTTCCGCTGGCCTGGCAGGCTGCCAGCTGGGAGAGTAGTGGACGAACCCACCAGCCTCATGGACCTGTATCCAACTCTGAAATATTTGGCCAAGGACACACACGCTGACAG ACAATTAGACGGCCATAACCTCATGCCTCTGTTGGAGGGAAAAGTGGAGCGATCCGAACATGACTTCATGTTCCATTACTGCGGAATGAACCTGAATGCTGTACGCTGGCACCCACCTGGAA GTGACTCCATCTTTAAGGCGCACTTTTTCACACCCAACTTTTCCCCCCCTGGAGCCGTTGGCTGCTATGACACTAAGGTCTGTCTGTGCCATGGAGAATATGTGACACACCACAACCCTCCACTGCTGTATGACCTTTTCCACGACCCTTCAGAGTCCCGTCCACTGACTCCCGACACTGAGCCGCGATATGCTGAAATCCTTGAGCAGACTGCTAAAGCTGtagagaaacataaaaataccTTCCCGAACAAACGGGCGTCTGATGATGCTTCTGAAAAGTCCAGCACAGACGCTGGCAGTGTTCAAAGTCAGTTCACGTGGGAAAAGATTCTGTGGAGACCCTGGCTGCAGCCCTGCTGTGGGACTTTTCCCTTCTGCGGCTGCAAAGAGGGAGCGGAACATTTTTAA
- the arsh gene encoding arylsulfatase D isoform X3 — MLRTPNVDRLASEGVKLTQHIAAAPLCTPSRAAFMTGRYAARSGLGSTGRVQVLLFLGGSGGLPPTETTFAKRLQQQGYTTGLVGKWHLGVNCEHRGDHCHHPNQHGFGYFYGLPFTLFNDCVPGEGSDVLADLQHTLQHLTMMLGAGLFTLVCVHVFGLFEMNLGLLVALFLLSVLATAVWCIPFKLLPTWNCILMRNQEVVEQPMTVETLPQRLLGEAQTFIKRNVNRPFLLFFSLAHTHVPLFKTPAFAGKSSHGRYGDNLEEMDWMIGEITETVDSLGLANNTLMYFTSDHGGHLEDSDSKVGQKGGWNSIYKGGKAMGGWEGGIRVPGIFRWPGRLPAGRVVDEPTSLMDLYPTLKYLAKDTHADRQLDGHNLMPLLEGKVERSEHDFMFHYCGMNLNAVRWHPPGSDSIFKAHFFTPNFSPPGAVGCYDTKVCLCHGEYVTHHNPPLLYDLFHDPSESRPLTPDTEPRYAEILEQTAKAVEKHKNTFPNKRASDDASEKSSTDAGSVQSQFTWEKILWRPWLQPCCGTFPFCGCKEGAEHF; from the exons ATGCTACG GACCCCAAATGTAGACCGTCTGGCTTCTGAAGGAGTAAAGCTGACTCAGCACATTgcagctgctcctctctgcacACCAAGTCGAGCCGCTTTCATGACCGGGCGTTATGCAGCGCGCTCAG GACTGGGCAGCACAGGCCGTGTGCAGGTTCTGCTGTTCCTCGGTGGTTCAGGTGGGCTGCCACCAACTGAGACCACCTTCGCTAAGAGGCTGCAGCAGCAAGGATACACCACCGGTCTAGTGG GTAAGTGGCATTTAGGTGTGAACTGTGAACACAGAGGAGACCACTGCCACCATCCAAACCAGCACGGCTTCGGCTACTTCTACGGGCTGCCCTTCACCCTCTTCAATGACTGTGTGCCCGGGGAGGGGAGTGACGTCCTGGCAGACCTCCAGCACACGCTCCAACATCTGACCATGATGCTCGGGGCTGGACTTTTTACTCTG gtgtgtgttcatgtgtttggccTCTTCGAGATGAACCTGGGTCTCCTGGTGGCTCTGTTTTTGCTCAGTGTCCTAGCAACCGCCGTGTGGTGCATACCCTTTAAACTCCTGCCAACCTGGAACTGCATCCTCATGAGGAACCAAGAAGTGGTCGAGCAGCCCATGACGGTGGAGACGTTGCCGCAGAGGCTGCTGGGAGAAGCACAGACGTTTATAAAGAG GAACGTCAACCGTCcgtttctcctcttcttctcatTGGCTCATACTCACGTGCCGCTTTTTAAAACCCCTGCCTTTGCTGGCAAAAGCAGCCATGGTCGCTATGGTGACAACCTAGAAGAAATGGACTGGATGATTG GTGAAATAACAGAGACAGTGGACTCCCTGGGCCTTGCCAACAACACCCTGATGTACTTCACTTCTGATCACGGTGGACACCTCGAGGATTCTGATTCCAAAGTTGGCCAGAAAGGAGGCTGGAACAGCATCTATAAAG GTGGGAAAGCTATGGGTGGCTGGGAGGGGGGGATCAGGGTGCCTGGTATTTTCCGCTGGCCTGGCAGGCTGCCAGCTGGGAGAGTAGTGGACGAACCCACCAGCCTCATGGACCTGTATCCAACTCTGAAATATTTGGCCAAGGACACACACGCTGACAG ACAATTAGACGGCCATAACCTCATGCCTCTGTTGGAGGGAAAAGTGGAGCGATCCGAACATGACTTCATGTTCCATTACTGCGGAATGAACCTGAATGCTGTACGCTGGCACCCACCTGGAA GTGACTCCATCTTTAAGGCGCACTTTTTCACACCCAACTTTTCCCCCCCTGGAGCCGTTGGCTGCTATGACACTAAGGTCTGTCTGTGCCATGGAGAATATGTGACACACCACAACCCTCCACTGCTGTATGACCTTTTCCACGACCCTTCAGAGTCCCGTCCACTGACTCCCGACACTGAGCCGCGATATGCTGAAATCCTTGAGCAGACTGCTAAAGCTGtagagaaacataaaaataccTTCCCGAACAAACGGGCGTCTGATGATGCTTCTGAAAAGTCCAGCACAGACGCTGGCAGTGTTCAAAGTCAGTTCACGTGGGAAAAGATTCTGTGGAGACCCTGGCTGCAGCCCTGCTGTGGGACTTTTCCCTTCTGCGGCTGCAAAGAGGGAGCGGAACATTTTTAA